In one Leptospiraceae bacterium genomic region, the following are encoded:
- a CDS encoding 4Fe-4S cluster-binding domain-containing protein yields MKATIHEIYYSISGEGISVGIPTILLRFAGCSLRCGKMLDKKLWCDTPYALSPFAGEEMSVEEAFERIESLSRRPVQVLFTGGEPLEGKHKFFCTEIAKMIYKKRHNFYYEKPRVETNGKESIAGLDNMVFSIDYKLPGSGMEKHMNPENFHIIRERNEILDEVKFVVRDRADFDRACEVIEEFSLSRNLLFSPVARECSPQELSEWLKESAIPGTRLSLQIHKILWGNKRGV; encoded by the coding sequence ATGAAAGCGACTATACACGAAATCTATTACTCTATTTCCGGTGAAGGGATTTCGGTAGGCATACCGACTATTTTGCTGCGATTTGCCGGCTGTTCTCTTCGTTGCGGAAAAATGCTTGATAAAAAGCTCTGGTGTGATACACCTTATGCCCTCTCTCCCTTTGCCGGCGAAGAAATGTCCGTAGAAGAGGCTTTTGAGCGCATAGAAAGTCTTTCTCGAAGGCCGGTTCAGGTGCTTTTTACGGGAGGAGAGCCTCTGGAAGGAAAACATAAATTTTTTTGTACAGAAATTGCAAAAATGATTTATAAAAAGAGACATAATTTTTACTATGAAAAACCCCGCGTTGAAACCAATGGAAAAGAGAGCATCGCGGGACTGGATAATATGGTCTTCAGCATCGACTATAAACTCCCGGGTTCCGGCATGGAAAAACACATGAACCCGGAAAACTTCCATATTATCCGGGAAAGAAATGAAATCCTTGATGAAGTAAAATTTGTGGTTCGGGACAGGGCTGATTTTGACAGGGCCTGTGAGGTGATAGAGGAGTTTTCTCTATCGAGAAACCTTCTATTTTCTCCTGTAGCGAGAGAATGCAGTCCGCAGGAGCTTTCCGAATGGCTGAAGGAATCTGCGATACCCGGCACAAGGCTTTCATTACAAATACATAAAATACTATGGGGAAATAAAAGAGGGGTTTAA
- a CDS encoding UvrD-helicase domain-containing protein — MNTGLSEEQQVVVKYEGNFQQVIAGAGSGKTHTMISLLEYILQKGEEKQEEILVITFSRKAVQEITERLEKKVGKNAVNIKTFHAYCLSVLKRYHPVYKKGLSIIEESEKEELIRAFLKKERFKIGGIPYEFFLSGTSFTQTHFPDLAMQIETLYSSYKEAEKKLDFDDLIQVYLNALKENMDWALQAKKEVKRVIVDEFQDTDLVQLEWLKLLQPEKLTVVGDDWQAIYGFRGASTIPFLEFPNLFQPCEVNFLRTNYRSLPEVVKTSAIPIHKNKGNIPKEAIPKRKGKSFVYKLKLDKEDFLGLVSSLQNSKEDYKILCRSNYRIREYQKAGIAEDKLMTIHGSKGLEFTTVYLDLLSGWNLKPDCEKETLEEERRILYVGLSRAKDNLFILGNRKKDKKRIEDLFFSYFRFRVSSISKEKWEKMI; from the coding sequence ATGAATACAGGTCTCAGTGAAGAACAACAGGTAGTCGTAAAATACGAGGGTAATTTTCAACAGGTGATAGCCGGGGCGGGTTCCGGTAAAACCCATACAATGATTAGCCTTCTCGAATATATTCTCCAGAAAGGAGAAGAGAAACAGGAAGAAATCCTGGTCATTACTTTTTCAAGAAAAGCTGTCCAGGAAATTACCGAAAGGTTGGAAAAAAAGGTCGGCAAAAATGCAGTGAATATAAAAACCTTTCACGCTTACTGTCTTTCTGTTTTAAAACGCTATCACCCGGTTTATAAAAAAGGTCTGAGTATTATTGAGGAATCCGAAAAAGAAGAGCTGATTCGAGCTTTTTTAAAAAAAGAAAGATTCAAAATCGGAGGTATTCCTTATGAATTCTTCCTTTCCGGTACGAGTTTTACACAAACACATTTTCCTGACTTAGCCATGCAAATTGAAACCCTTTATTCCTCGTATAAAGAGGCAGAAAAAAAGCTGGATTTTGATGATTTGATTCAGGTATATTTGAATGCCCTGAAAGAAAATATGGATTGGGCTCTACAGGCGAAAAAGGAAGTTAAGCGGGTTATTGTAGATGAGTTTCAGGATACAGATCTTGTACAACTCGAATGGTTAAAACTTCTACAACCCGAAAAGCTTACCGTTGTAGGAGATGACTGGCAGGCAATCTATGGATTTCGGGGAGCAAGTACTATTCCTTTTTTAGAATTTCCGAATCTCTTTCAACCCTGTGAGGTAAACTTTTTAAGAACCAACTATCGCTCTTTGCCCGAAGTCGTGAAAACCTCTGCGATTCCCATACACAAGAATAAAGGGAATATTCCTAAGGAAGCCATACCAAAAAGAAAAGGTAAGTCCTTTGTTTATAAATTAAAATTAGACAAAGAAGATTTTTTAGGATTGGTTTCTTCTTTACAAAACTCAAAAGAAGATTATAAAATCCTCTGCCGTTCTAATTACCGAATCCGTGAGTACCAAAAAGCAGGGATTGCAGAAGATAAGTTAATGACCATACACGGCTCCAAGGGTCTTGAGTTTACAACGGTCTATCTGGATCTTCTTTCCGGCTGGAACCTGAAACCGGATTGTGAAAAAGAGACCCTCGAAGAAGAAAGGAGGATTCTTTATGTAGGACTCAGCCGGGCAAAGGATAACCTGTTTATCTTAGGAAATCGTAAGAAAGATAAGAAACGTATAGAAGATCTTTTTTTCTCCTATTTTCGTTTTCGAGTATCTTCGATAAGTAAAGAGAAATGGGAGAAGATGATTTAG
- a CDS encoding flotillin family protein, whose amino-acid sequence MGPLAIMAIVLIPALIIASAVVFTIKRYKRCPSNRILVIYGKVGKDKSSICIHGGGKFVYPLIQDYHYLSLEPITIDINLTGALSKQNIRINTPSTFTIGISTDPDLMNNAAERLLGLNETQIRTQAEDIILGQLRLVIATLDIEEINQDRETFLSQINKNVASELDKLGLTLINVNIKDITDESGYIEAIGKKAAAEAVNKAKIEVAMQEKIGETGQAKARRELDVEVARETSESLKGQKDAEIDQIVKIAELESLGVSKKAEALKNQEINVAKQQAEAEKGKKEAEAMKRVSISELEYQAIEGEKAAEQKKRVSIAEKDAAAVEGENISKARIADSNAELAEKSAEARKRGDVARANADKDILMAEKQAEIARLEKEQLALQEVDKKRLEIEAEAQAEKARRIAKGDADATLARFQAEAEGLKSLLRSKAEGYKEIIQAVGGESQIATSLLMIEKMEFMVEKQVEAISKLKIDKITVWDSGGTEGSSTANFVKSIVTALPPLQELARQAGIELPEYLGKIGGEKLASLGQTSVKQETRSGKA is encoded by the coding sequence ATGGGACCGTTGGCTATTATGGCTATTGTTCTTATTCCGGCTTTGATAATTGCGTCAGCTGTTGTCTTCACAATTAAGAGATATAAAAGATGTCCTTCTAACCGAATTCTGGTAATCTATGGTAAGGTTGGTAAAGATAAAAGTTCAATTTGCATCCACGGAGGAGGAAAATTTGTTTATCCTCTGATTCAGGATTATCATTATCTGAGTCTTGAGCCGATAACGATTGATATTAATCTAACCGGTGCACTTTCTAAGCAAAATATTCGAATTAATACACCCAGTACATTCACTATTGGAATATCCACCGATCCGGACCTCATGAATAATGCGGCAGAAAGGCTTCTGGGTTTGAACGAAACCCAAATCCGTACTCAAGCGGAAGATATTATTCTCGGACAATTAAGGCTTGTAATAGCAACTCTTGATATAGAAGAGATTAATCAGGACAGAGAAACTTTTCTTTCCCAGATCAACAAAAACGTTGCTTCGGAATTAGATAAACTCGGCCTTACTCTTATTAACGTAAACATTAAAGATATTACCGATGAATCGGGTTATATCGAAGCCATAGGAAAGAAAGCTGCTGCGGAAGCAGTAAATAAAGCCAAGATAGAAGTGGCTATGCAGGAAAAAATTGGAGAAACCGGACAGGCAAAAGCGAGGCGCGAACTCGATGTGGAAGTAGCCAGGGAAACATCCGAATCTCTTAAGGGTCAAAAAGATGCAGAAATCGATCAGATTGTAAAAATTGCTGAATTAGAATCATTAGGAGTTTCTAAAAAGGCAGAAGCCCTGAAAAATCAGGAAATTAATGTGGCGAAACAACAGGCAGAAGCTGAAAAGGGAAAAAAAGAAGCAGAGGCTATGAAGCGGGTTTCTATTTCCGAGCTTGAATACCAGGCAATAGAAGGTGAAAAAGCTGCAGAACAGAAGAAGAGGGTGTCTATAGCCGAAAAAGATGCGGCGGCAGTTGAAGGAGAAAACATCTCTAAAGCGAGGATTGCTGATTCCAATGCCGAGCTTGCTGAAAAATCCGCTGAGGCCAGGAAGAGGGGAGATGTAGCAAGGGCTAATGCTGATAAAGATATTCTTATGGCAGAAAAGCAGGCAGAAATAGCCAGACTCGAAAAAGAACAACTTGCCCTGCAAGAAGTTGATAAGAAAAGACTGGAAATCGAAGCAGAAGCACAGGCCGAAAAAGCCAGACGGATTGCAAAAGGGGATGCGGATGCAACCCTGGCTCGTTTTCAGGCAGAAGCGGAAGGCTTAAAGTCTCTCTTACGTTCTAAAGCAGAAGGTTATAAAGAAATTATTCAGGCAGTAGGTGGTGAAAGCCAAATTGCTACAAGTCTTCTGATGATAGAAAAAATGGAATTTATGGTAGAAAAACAGGTAGAAGCCATTTCAAAACTAAAAATCGATAAAATAACCGTATGGGATTCCGGTGGTACCGAAGGAAGCAGCACAGCAAATTTCGTGAAAAGCATAGTTACAGCTTTACCCCCTTTGCAGGAACTTGCCAGACAGGCCGGAATTGAACTTCCCGAATACCTCGGAAAAATAGGTGGAGAAAAATTAGCCTCTTTAGGGCAGACTTCAGTAAAACAGGAAACAAGAAGTGGGAAAGCTTAA
- a CDS encoding cytochrome c-type biogenesis protein CcmH: protein MGKLNTLFFFFLFILSNISLYAQSTHTNLSSEEDKKTFYEVTEKIRCICLPSLPIKSCSFSNCRSSAILKDFIEDRIRKRDSAKLIVDKIINGYGEGILQDPYVKSMIQEGNGYLVAEIVKGFGPKMLAEPDPTWINLSLVAGMLVGLGVIFRYMKKRKNNSLTINSEKTQSTKEDIQKYLDEI, encoded by the coding sequence GTGGGAAAGCTTAATACCCTCTTTTTTTTCTTTCTTTTTATTTTAAGTAATATAAGTTTGTATGCGCAATCGACGCATACAAACTTAAGTTCAGAAGAAGATAAAAAAACGTTTTATGAAGTTACAGAAAAAATTCGTTGTATTTGTCTTCCTTCCTTACCTATAAAAAGCTGTTCTTTCAGTAATTGCCGTTCTTCTGCTATCTTAAAAGATTTTATAGAAGATAGAATCCGAAAAAGAGATAGTGCGAAGCTTATAGTTGATAAAATTATCAACGGATACGGAGAAGGCATCTTACAGGATCCTTATGTAAAAAGTATGATTCAGGAAGGTAATGGCTATCTGGTTGCGGAAATTGTTAAGGGTTTTGGGCCGAAGATGCTGGCTGAACCCGATCCTACCTGGATAAATTTGAGCCTTGTTGCCGGGATGTTAGTTGGTCTTGGAGTTATATTTAGATATATGAAAAAGCGTAAAAACAATTCACTGACCATAAATTCTGAAAAAACTCAGTCTACTAAAGAAGATATACAAAAATACCTGGATGAAATATAA
- a CDS encoding zinc ribbon domain-containing protein: MDILFFFYSFCLLGILIVPFWFFYKNHILSNASVLKALELSRFRVLDEKRFLLLENLGDLKIERDTSKLSEEEFLELSKDIIVELKQIDSELKENGIVKKQKTHCPSCNYSVLPDKARFCPMCGITLT; this comes from the coding sequence ATGGATATTTTATTTTTCTTTTATTCTTTTTGCCTGCTCGGCATTCTTATCGTTCCTTTTTGGTTCTTTTACAAGAACCATATTCTTTCCAATGCTTCAGTTCTTAAAGCACTTGAACTTTCCAGGTTCCGTGTTTTAGACGAAAAACGTTTTCTCTTGTTGGAAAATTTGGGGGATTTAAAAATTGAAAGAGATACTTCTAAGCTAAGTGAGGAAGAGTTTTTAGAGCTCTCAAAAGATATTATTGTAGAACTTAAACAAATTGATTCCGAGTTGAAGGAAAATGGTATTGTAAAAAAACAAAAAACACATTGCCCTTCCTGTAATTACTCAGTCCTTCCTGATAAAGCTCGTTTTTGTCCAATGTGCGGAATTACTTTAACATAA